In Cystobacter fuscus DSM 2262, the genomic stretch GGCTATGGCACCCGCTCCTCGGCCATCCTCGCGCTGACACCCGGCCGGGTGGCCCACTACCTCGCGTCCGACGTGGCCCCGTGCCAGGGCGCCTTCCGCGACGTCACCGCCCTGGTCTCCTCCCCTTCGGAGCGCTGACGCCCGAGGAACGAAAATCGTCGGTCAGGAAGAATCGTGCCCCGCGTCCTTGGGGAAGCTGCCCGGCCGGAGAGGCCCCACACGCTCTGGTATCGCCGAAAGGCGAGTGGTTCGACTCCACCCTGGGCCCGGATGGGCCCGCCCAAAAGCGGCTTCTCCACTCGGGCAGCGACTTTTCTATCCGTCCGCCATCATGAACCCGACCGAGGCGCTCTGCGCGGCGGCGGGGAATCCCCGCTCGGCCGCCGAGGTGAGGTAGTCCTTGATGTTGGGGAACACGTAGTCGCGCTCCGCGGTGGTCGACAGGCCCATCCACTGCGCGATGGAGTGGGCGTACTGGTCCACGGACAACGTGGGAATCCAGCGGCCCTTGTCGTCGACGGTGTCGAGGTTGTTCGCCGCGTTGTTCGACAGGTCCAGGTTGGGGAAGGTGCCGTAGAGCCGGCGTCCGGCGACGCGATCCCCGAGGACGATGGCGTGGCTGCCCCAGCCATGGTCCGTTCCCCGGTTGGAGTTCTCCACGAGGGTGCGGCTGAAGTCGCTCATCGTGAAGAGCGTGGCCTGCGGCGGATTGGCGCCGAACGCCCCCTGGACCAGCATGAGCGCCCGGTAGAAGGCGTCGAGCGAGAAGTCGAGCTGCCGGAACAGCGAGGCCTGGGCCGTGTCCTGCCCGATGTGGGTGTCGAAGCCGCCGATCGCCACCGTGAAGAGCTGGCGCTTGAGGCCCAGACCGCCATTGGCCACCGGGGTCGACCCCGCCACGAGATCCCGGAGGACCTGGTAGAGCTGGGTGTGCAACGTCCAACCCCCACTGTCGCCGGGGGCGACGAACAGGGCGTCGATCGCCTGGCGCGTCGCTTGGGGGAGCCGGTTCCAGGCGGCCTCCCGCGCGGCGGTGCGCGAGCTGGCGAAGGACTGCGCCAGGGCGAACGCCCCACCGTAAGACGCTTCCAGGGTGACGCCGTTGTTGATGGCCAGCACCTGGGCGAGCGACTCCTTCTGGAGGGCGTTGAAGGTGGCGTCGGTCGTCTCCCTGACACCGAGGACGCCGTTGGCGGGCACCATCAGCGGACGCCGGGTGGCGCCCTCGGCGAAGAGCACCCGGCCACCGATGAACGAAGTCACCTCCGGATACTCCCCGGTATTCAGACCGTGGATCTTGTCCGCGGTCCGGCCGCCCCATCCGGTCGACTTGCCGATGAGCTCCAGGGGGAGGATGACGTTGGAGGGGTTGGCGATACCGCTCGCCCAGGCCTCCTGCTGGTCCTCGTGGGAGAACAGGTTGTCCGGCCGCACCACCGTGCCCGCGGCGTAGTCCGACTTGCGCATCGGCAGCACGAGCGGTCCCACGTTGCACACCATGGCGGCCCGCCCCTGCTCGAAGAGCGCCTGGATCTTCGGGAGCGAGGGATGCATCCCATAGGCTCCAGCGGCGAGGTCCAGCGGATTGATGGTCAACAGGTCCTTCTGCTTGAGACCGATGTTGGGCCGTGCCGCCAGGTACTGGGCGTAGGGAGTCTCCAGCTTGGGCACGAGGAGGTTGTTGGAGTCATTGCCGCCCAGGAGGCTGACACAGATGGCGGCGCGGTAGCCGGAGTAGCCGGTGGCCGAGGCGGCGTTCGCCTCACCCAACCAGCGGGGAAGAGTGGCGGCGGCGGTGAGCAGGCCCGTGGCCCGGAGGAATTGGCGGCGCGAGGTGTTCATGGAATTATCTCTGGATCTGGAACTCGGGAGAGAGCGACGTGAGATAGATGGCCAATTGCTGCTTGCGGGTGCTGCTGCCAGCGCGGGGATCGTTCATGGCCTTCAGGAGCGCGGCGCTCAGCTCCGAGGACATCTCGCCATGAATCCAATACCGGCCGAGCCAGGCCACCAGATCGTTGGGATTCACGGGCAGCGTGGTGAAATCAATCACGATCCCCGCGCTCGACAAGTTGCTGTAGACGAGGTCGTACACGAAGTTGGCGCGAGCGGCGGCCGTCGCGGTATCCAGGACTCCGAACTCGGGACCGACGAGCCCGTTGCCGCCAGGCAGCGGCGTCTTAGGCGAGTAGTAGCTGAAGACCGAGGGCGGTCTGGGCACGTCCTGCCCGAGCGTGCGGCTATAGGTATTGAGCCTGCCTCCCGGGTTCTTGGACCCCGTGGCATCGAGCGTGCCATTCAACCCCCGGACCAGTGAGGTGATGAACAGCGCGGGCGAACGGAGCCGGCCGTAGGTGGCCTTGAACTCCGCCGGAGCCTGGTCACCGCGGGCCTCGGGGTCCTCGAGGATCGCGCGGACCACCGCGCCCAGGTCGCCGCGCACGCCACCGCCATTGTCCTTGAAAACAGCCACCACCCGGCTGACGTACGCGGGGCTGGGATTGCTGGTGACGAGGTGCTGGATGAGCTGCTTGCTGATGAACGGAGGCAGGTTCGGGTCGGCGAAGATGTTGTCGAGCGCCTGCTGGAGGTGCACCGTGGCGCTGGCTCCCGCGGTCGTCACCGCGCCCCGAAGGAGGGTCTGCGCGGAGGAGTCGTGATTCACATCGCAGGCCATCAGCGGCTGGGCGTAGCTGATGGTGTTGTTATGGCCCTTGGTCGGGCAGCCCGCGGCGCTGGCGTAGGTCCACCCGGAGAAGGTTCGCGCGAACGCCTGGACCTGGGTCTCGGTGTACGCGGGGATGGGCACGCCATTGGCGTCGAGCACGGGAGTGCCGTCCTCGTTCAACTTGTCCAGACCGAGCGTGAAGAGTTGGAGCAACTCCCGGGCGTAGTTCTCGTTCAGCGGCATGGGCCGGCCAGCCCAGTCGAACGCCAGGTTGTTCGCCATGTTGAGATAGGTGCCCATGGCGGGGTTGCGGGAGACGGCGTCGAGCAAGGTGCGGTAGTTACCAAAGGCGTTCGCGGAGAGCAGGTTGAGGTAATCCGCCAGCGCCAGCTTGGGCTCCAGCTCGGGAGTGGTCGTGTTGTCGCGAATGACACTTTCCGAGACGACGAGAATCTGGCTGAGCGCGAAGGTCACGCGCTGCCGGAGCTGATCCTCGCCCATGACGGCGTTGTAAAAGAATTGAGAGCCGAGGTCCACGGTCGCGGTCGTCCCGTCGAACACGGAGCGGGGAGCGGCGAGCTGCTCGGTGATGGCCTGGGAGACGCCAACACTCATCACCCGCTCCACGCTGTCGATGGGCAGCGGGCTCACCCCTTGGGCGCGCCGCGGGCCGAAGGTTGCCTGCTCGAGGAAACGGATGGCGTCGGGCTCGGTCGCGGTCGTGGCCGCGAACGAACGGGCGGCTCGCTCCCCCTGCTGGGCCTGAGCGGCGTTTTCTCTGGAGAGCCCCTGCGCCTGTGCATGACCAAACACACACAGTGCAAGAGCCAGGGCAGTGTGACGTATCATACGATGTTCTCCTGGTACGCTGAGGCCCCGAGACCAGGGAATGAGAAATCCCGGCTCAGGCATTCACGAGAGCGAGCAAAGAAAGACAGAGATATCCGTGTTTGTCTTTAAAGACGGCTCAATCCAGGAAGTCAGGATTGCCCATGCCTGACGCGGTGTTTCCATATGGTCAGGGCAGGCAAGCAGGCTCCGCCAGACCAGGGATGGGGCGCTTCTAGAAAAGCTGATTTGTAAGTCTGTAAAGAGAGGAGCTTTTTGGACACATGAACGAACGCAGCAGGAAATATGGACGGAGTGTCACGGCCGCAATTGGCCTGGAGACCGTCCCTGCTGCCGTTGGTGTGTTGTGGCGCACAAGACATCGTTAGACAGGAGTCCGCGCTTCACGCCGCTCGGAGCGTCGTTGAAGGGCTCACGGTCCACCGGAATGTTTTCAGCCCCCGGGTGGCGTGGCTGTTGCACCAACCCCATCCACCCGAAGTCCGGGAGAAGAGTCACTCCGAGAGGATGCGGACTGCCTCGATGCCCTTGTCCGTCGCCACGGCGAAGCGGCGGCCGGCGGGGTCCAGCGCGTACGGCGGCGAGGGCGGGAGGTGGTGGATGATGCTGCCCTGACGGCCCGTATGGAGTTCAGGCCATTGCTCCAGGATGCGTCCGGTCTACACCGCGAGGCCCACCGAGCCCTTCGACTGTCCATCCGGTAAGGAAATTTCTTCACCTTCCAGGCCCGAGCACTCGAGAACCAACGTGCCCCGCTCGCCGAAAGCCGCCGAGTGGATCTCCACGAACGAGTCACCCAGCTCCATGTCCTTGGACTCGTCCAACGACCGGGGCTGCTCGAGCGCGCGGGCCACGTCGAAGACATGCGCCGTGTCCACGGGATGCCAGAGCCACCCCGCGCTGAGCAGGAAACGTCCATCGCGGCTGAACTGGAGCCGGGAGTGGAAGATGTCAGGTGATTCGCCGTCCCGACGGGTGAGCCGCTCGCCGGTCTCGGCGTCCTCGAGTTCCAGACGGCAATACGCGTCGGGGCCGTGGGCCAGGAGTCGGTGGGGATGAAGATGCGTTCGGTTCTCCTGGGCGCCGGGACGCCTGGTTCCCGAGGAGCCTGACGTCCGCCCTCCCCCACTCGACCCCAAGCCAGGAGGCCCGGCCCCCTTCTCTTCGACGGGCGCCGATTTAAGTCGGTTGACTTCATCAGTCGAGTGACTTAAAAATTCTCCCATGAGTTCGAGGACGGGCCTTTCTCCTTCCGGAGGTCATGATGAGTACCGACGGCAGCAACCAGGTCCGGGTGCGCGGGTGAGTTCGGGCAAGTCCGATCGGGGCAGCGAGACCCGCGAGTTGCTCCTCGTCACCGCGGAGCGACTGTTCGCCGAGCACGGCGTGGAGGTGGTCTCCAACCGCCAGGTGAGCGAGGCGGCGGGCCAATCGAACAACTTCGCGGTCGGCTACCACTTTGGCTCCAAGGAGGAGCTCGTGGTGGCGATCGTGCGCCGGCACTCCGAGTCGATCGAGCGGCGACGTATCGACATGCTCGCACAGGTCACCGGCTCGCCCGACCTGCGCGACTGGGTGTCCTGCCTCGTGCGGCCAACCACCGAGCATCTCGCCTCGCTGGGCAGCCCCTCCTGGTACGCGCGGTTCATCACCCAGGTGACGACCCACCCCTCCTATCGAAAGCTCCTGGTCGATGAGGCGTATGCCTCGCGGTCCCTGCAACAGGGCCTCGAAGGCATGTTCCGCCTGATTCCTCGCCTGCCCGAGGACGTGAAGCAGGAGCGCAACGACATGGGCCGGTTGATGGTCGTGCACCTGTGCGCCGAGCGGGAACGCGCGCTGCAAGAGGGCACCGTGCTCCCCCACTCGACGTGGGAGTCCACCGCGGCCGGACTGGTCGACGCGCTCGTTGGCTTGTGGCTGGCCCCCGTCACCGCCCGGCGGTGACCTCACGGGACGGAAACGGCCCCCAGGAAAGCCAGACACCTCCGTCCAGACGTCTGAAGCATCGAAGTGAATAGTGATTGAGGAATGCTCGGGAGCGTGCCCGTGGAACGGGGACGCTGAACGAGCGCCTATCGAGTCGAAAGGATATGTGCGAATGAATACGACGAAGAAGGGTGAGGCTTCCTTTTCCCCCGAGGCATTGAAGGAGAAGTACCGGATCGAGCGCGAGAAGCGGCTGCGTGCTGACGGCAACACCCAGTATGTCGACCTCAGCGGCGTCTACAAGGACTTCGACAAGGACCCCTACGTCGAGCCCGGCTTCACCCGTCCGGCGGTGACCGAGAAGATCGACGTCTTGATTGTCGGGGGCGGCTTTGGCGGCATGCTGGCGGGGGTGCGGCTGCGCCAGGCGGGGGTCGAGTCCATCCGCATCATCGAGAAGGGAGGCGACTTCGGCGGCACCTGGTACTGGAACCGCTATCCGGGCGCCGCCTGCGACGTGGAGTCCTATATCTACCTGCCGCTGCTCGAGGAAACCGGTTACATTCCGAAGGAGAAGTACGCCAAGGCGCCGGAGATCTTCGCTCACAGCCAGCGCATCGGCCGCCAGTTCGACCTCTACAAGGCGGCGCTGTTCCAGACCCTGATCCAGACGATGGACTGGAATGAGGACACCCGGCGCTGGAACATCACGACCGACCGGGGCGACAAGCTCGCGGCGCGGTTCGTCATCACCGCCGGTGGCATCCTCCACAAGGCGAAGCTGCCCGGCATCCCGGGCATCGAGACCTTCAAGGGACACAGCTTCCACACCAGCCGGTGGGACTATGCCTATACCGGCGGCGGCCCCTATGGCGGCCTGAGCAAGCTGGCCGACAAGCGCGTGGGCATCATCGGCACGGGCGCGACCTCGGTCCAGGCGATCCC encodes the following:
- a CDS encoding DUF1501 domain-containing protein, encoding MNTSRRQFLRATGLLTAAATLPRWLGEANAASATGYSGYRAAICVSLLGGNDSNNLLVPKLETPYAQYLAARPNIGLKQKDLLTINPLDLAAGAYGMHPSLPKIQALFEQGRAAMVCNVGPLVLPMRKSDYAAGTVVRPDNLFSHEDQQEAWASGIANPSNVILPLELIGKSTGWGGRTADKIHGLNTGEYPEVTSFIGGRVLFAEGATRRPLMVPANGVLGVRETTDATFNALQKESLAQVLAINNGVTLEASYGGAFALAQSFASSRTAAREAAWNRLPQATRQAIDALFVAPGDSGGWTLHTQLYQVLRDLVAGSTPVANGGLGLKRQLFTVAIGGFDTHIGQDTAQASLFRQLDFSLDAFYRALMLVQGAFGANPPQATLFTMSDFSRTLVENSNRGTDHGWGSHAIVLGDRVAGRRLYGTFPNLDLSNNAANNLDTVDDKGRWIPTLSVDQYAHSIAQWMGLSTTAERDYVFPNIKDYLTSAAERGFPAAAQSASVGFMMADG
- a CDS encoding TetR/AcrR family transcriptional regulator — encoded protein: MSSGKSDRGSETRELLLVTAERLFAEHGVEVVSNRQVSEAAGQSNNFAVGYHFGSKEELVVAIVRRHSESIERRRIDMLAQVTGSPDLRDWVSCLVRPTTEHLASLGSPSWYARFITQVTTHPSYRKLLVDEAYASRSLQQGLEGMFRLIPRLPEDVKQERNDMGRLMVVHLCAERERALQEGTVLPHSTWESTAAGLVDALVGLWLAPVTARR
- a CDS encoding DUF1800 domain-containing protein, yielding MIRHTALALALCVFGHAQAQGLSRENAAQAQQGERAARSFAATTATEPDAIRFLEQATFGPRRAQGVSPLPIDSVERVMSVGVSQAITEQLAAPRSVFDGTTATVDLGSQFFYNAVMGEDQLRQRVTFALSQILVVSESVIRDNTTTPELEPKLALADYLNLLSANAFGNYRTLLDAVSRNPAMGTYLNMANNLAFDWAGRPMPLNENYARELLQLFTLGLDKLNEDGTPVLDANGVPIPAYTETQVQAFARTFSGWTYASAAGCPTKGHNNTISYAQPLMACDVNHDSSAQTLLRGAVTTAGASATVHLQQALDNIFADPNLPPFISKQLIQHLVTSNPSPAYVSRVVAVFKDNGGGVRGDLGAVVRAILEDPEARGDQAPAEFKATYGRLRSPALFITSLVRGLNGTLDATGSKNPGGRLNTYSRTLGQDVPRPPSVFSYYSPKTPLPGGNGLVGPEFGVLDTATAAARANFVYDLVYSNLSSAGIVIDFTTLPVNPNDLVAWLGRYWIHGEMSSELSAALLKAMNDPRAGSSTRKQQLAIYLTSLSPEFQIQR